DNA sequence from the Stigmatella aurantiaca genome:
CCCATTCCCCTCGCGGATCGCGATGCATGGATTACCCGAGGGAGGCCCGAGGGAGGGGGATTTCCGCTCCTTCGCAACGGAGATGACCACTTCCGGGTGACCCTCTCCGGATGGGAGGTTCCAGCGGGCAGTTCACCGGACGGAAAGCCGTTGCTCCACATCCATGCGAAGCTTCCCTTGGACGAGACCGTCGTCGCCATGGCAGCCGATGTGCTGGAACGAGTCGCAGAGGGCGCTCACGCACTGTGGGGGCATGCGACACCACAACGCGCAGCAAAAGAGATAGCAGCGCAAACAAGCCGCCCCTTGAAGGGCCCCCACCGTCCGCCTCGGGGACTTCCCGTACTCAAAAAATCGGAGCACATCCAGTCCCCGGAAATTCCGCATCGATTGGGGTGGCTCAATTACTGGTCGGCCGCTGCCGCCCAAAGCATCGGGTTCCCAGACCCGACCCGCGACGCAGACTTGCTC
Encoded proteins:
- a CDS encoding DUF5953 family protein, with protein sequence MTATASSLILNVYAPALGDNPSRAIAAVRGLEHALPGLRMEWTISDEGQPIPLADRDAWITRGRPEGGGFPLLRNGDDHFRVTLSGWEVPAGSSPDGKPLLHIHAKLPLDETVVAMAADVLERVAEGAHALWGHATPQRAAKEIAAQTSRPLKGPHRPPRGLPVLKKSEHIQSPEIPHRLGWLNYWSAAAAQSIGFPDPTRDADLLLRARRTLAGGWVVWLTDAPLDLDNPSHLSVLLRTYDRFPDIGGRSAP